The sequence below is a genomic window from Brevibacillus laterosporus.
TAAATTTTCTTATATGATTTTCTTATATGGTTCAGAGGAATATAAGGAACAGATAAGAGAAGAGTATGGGATTTCATTTCCGATCGAGTTAACGGATCTGAAAGAAATAGGAGAAAAACTATTTATAGAGTTGGTTCCCACTATGATTGCTATGAATCGTGTAGGTCAAATTATCACTTGCGGTAGTTTTCGTAATGAAGTAGAGTCGCTTGAAATGAGAATGGAACCGTTTCTTCAAGTTTATTACTCCTTGGAGAGTTGTTAAAAATGAATGTGAATGACAGAGACTCTGTAAATAAAACGAGCAAGAAAGAGAGCTTGGGATTTTTTCAGAGCATGCAACATAGAAAAAGCCTGATGCTGTATGCATGCAAAATCGTTTGGAATTTTAATAAAACCTATATGCTTTTGGTCGTTTCCTTAAGTATAATTCTTGCTCTTCAATCAAACGCAATCATTATCGTGAACAAATATACAATTAACAATCTTATAAGTTCGCAAGTATACCTTGCACTACTTGGAATTGGAATGATGCTCTTCCTAGAACTGCTTCAGGAGGGCTTTGAACTTTTCCTGCGATTCTATAATACAAAATGTGATGAACAATTTTCCATTTATAGGGAACAAATACTATTTAACAAGCTGGCAAGTATGGGTTTATTAGAACGTGAGCATCCCAGCTTTTTAGGAAAGCTACAGATATGGTCACTTGGATTGATGAAAATACAAGCCACTTTTCAAACAGGGGTACAATGTGTAAAGGCGTTACTTACAGGCGTACTTTCCATTTATGTGTTGGTTAGTGGTTATTGGCTCATAGGTGTTATTATCATTTTGTTTTCACTTGCCAAAAGCGTATTTGTGTTTAAGGTTATCGATCCACTTGTAACGATGAATATGCAGATGGCTCGCGCCCATAACCTCACTACATACTTTAGAGATCTACTAGTAAAAAAAGAGGCACAAAAGGAATTTCTCCTCATGCAAGCTTTCTCCTTTTTTAAAGATAAATGGCTACGATCGAAAACAAACATCATGAACATGAACATAGATATTACGAAATTAAATGTAAGACCAGAACTGATAAGTAGTCTGTTATCGATGTGTAGCAGATTAATTATTATGATTATGATGGTCTTTCTTGTTATTGATAAGAAGATGACCATTGGGGATTTCATTGCGGTATCTTTGGCTGCCTCCTTGGCAGAAAGAAATATCCTGTCTCTGTTCTTACAATGCAAAAATCTACTAGAGAACCTGCGCTACGTAGAGGAATATGAGAAGATGGACTCTACCACTCAAAGCGTAGAGGATAAACAAGTGGCAACAACAGACTTTCAACTAAAGCAAGGTATAGAGGTAGTGGATTTAACCTTCACTTATCCAAATAGGCTAGTACCAGCTCTTCATAACATCAATCTCTCTATAAAAAAAGGAGAGAAGATTGCTATTATCGGGGATAACGCAGCTGGAAAATCAACGCTGATCAAACTATTGCTAGCCTTATATCATGCTCCAGATAACACGATTTTTTATGATGGTGTGGAACAAAAACAGATAGATGTTGCTGGCTTATGGAAAAGGTGCGGAGCTATCTTTCAGGATTTTATGAAGTACAAGATATCTATCCATGAAAATATCTGCTTGGAAAATGAAAAGAAAGATGATCAGGAGTTATATCATCTTCTCGAACATCTGAATATACAAGATTTTTATCAGTTAGAAAATGGTCTTTCTACCATGATTGGTGATATCCATGAGGATTCGGTGGATTTGTCAGGTGGCCAATGGCAAAGAATTGCACTAGCTCGACTATTATATCGTAATCTGGATTTTATAGTTTTAGATGAACCGACTTCCGCCCTAGATCCGAACAGTGAAGTGAAAGTATTTGACGATATCCTAGACTTAGCTAAAGATAAAACACTCATCGTCATTTCCCATCGAATTGGAATCGGAAAAAAGGTAGATCGTATCTATTATATGCGGCAAGGAAGTATTATCGAGCAAGGGAGTCATCAGCAATTGATGGATGCAAAAGGTGAATATTTTCAGACATGGGAACGCCAAAGCGAGTGGTATAATTCAGAATTAGTTTACGAAAGTAGGGGGTCATAATACGATGTCTAAAAAACTAGTTCGTGATACTGGTTTAGAAATAGGCACAAAGATTCCACAGATTCATTTCACAAATTGGGATTCGTCACAGGTAGAGTTGAATTTTTTACCTAAGGGAGCAGCATTGGTTTTTGTCTCTGTTTTTTGTTCCTATTGTATTGATTTGCTACCTCACCTTCGATCAATAAGTCAGTGTGAGGATATGCAACTCTACCTTTTTTCAGACGGAGAAATAGAGGATCATGCTGAAATGGCTGATTATTTTGAGTGGGAATTCCCGGTTATTCAACTCAAACATAAAGAAATGAGCGAAATCTTTGAGATTACCTATCACCCGTTTCTTCTTGTTACCGATTCTCAGGGTGTGATTATTAGCAAAGGGGATATATATCATGTGGAGGATTTTCGTAAAATAGTAGAAAGTGCTTTATTACCATGATGTTGTATCTTCTCTTGCTCCCGTATGGTTTTTCGTTCCTCTTTTTTGTTTCGGCTGTTACGAAGTGCCTTTCTTTGTTTGATTTTAAGCAGGCTATTGTACACTTTGATGTAATATCCAGAAAATATGTAGCAATCACTTCCTATCTGGTTATTATCATGGAATTAGCTCTGGCGGTTTGTTTTTCTCAATTAGTATTTTTACATGCCGCTTTTATTCTGACTTCCTTGGTGATGATATTTTTTATTGCGTTGTTTGTGAGAGCTATTAAGCAGAAAAAGAATTTTGCATGTAGCTGTTTTGGAGTCAGTACGAACAAGACAAACATGAAGCTGGCAATCTTTCGTAATAGTATCCTGTTAGTAGGAGCTATATGGGGAATATGTATTGCCAATCATGTAGAGACGTTACCATATGCCCAAGAACATATCATGTTTTATCTTATCTCAGTAGCTTTTCTCATACATGTCTATAAGGAATTACATATTTTGCATAACATACAAAAGAAAATAAGGATGATTGTACCATGGTAAATTTCATGCTCAGTCTTTGGGGCATCATACTTGTTTTTATCATAGGAATGAGGATTATAAAATCTTTTTATTATAAAAATTATCTACAAATCTATGTGTCTGATAGTGAGGAGATAACGGAATTACATGATAAAAGTGTCTTTTTGTTTTTGTCTTATACTGATCCTAGTAACGCTGAATATCTTAGTGAAATGAACCGTCGCTTGCCCGAGTATCAGGTTTACGTCATCTATAAGGCACCTGAATGGAAAGCAAGGGTATTTTCACGCCAAGTAAACGAACAAACGAAGCTACGAGTTGATGAACAAGGGATAATATCTGATGATTTAGGTATTTCTGCCTTTCCCGCTTACCTTACCTATCATGCGATTTTTAAAAAAATATGGATAGTACGTTTTCACATGTATTAAGATAAAATGCGAGGTGTTACCAGGACATGAATAGTCAATTACTAGTCGTAGATAAAGCCACTTTTAGAAAAGAACATAAAAAACATATAGTAGGGCATATCATAAATGAAATTACAGTTCCAGCACTACCTTATGTGCATACATTTCATATGTTCATTGCTTTGAAAGAGCTACCTGATCAGGCAACTTTTGAACTTCAACTAAAAATAAAAGATCGTAATGGAAAAGATGTTGGAATTTCGAGTCCCGTAACGATGT
It includes:
- a CDS encoding ABC transporter ATP-binding protein, with amino-acid sequence MNVNDRDSVNKTSKKESLGFFQSMQHRKSLMLYACKIVWNFNKTYMLLVVSLSIILALQSNAIIIVNKYTINNLISSQVYLALLGIGMMLFLELLQEGFELFLRFYNTKCDEQFSIYREQILFNKLASMGLLEREHPSFLGKLQIWSLGLMKIQATFQTGVQCVKALLTGVLSIYVLVSGYWLIGVIIILFSLAKSVFVFKVIDPLVTMNMQMARAHNLTTYFRDLLVKKEAQKEFLLMQAFSFFKDKWLRSKTNIMNMNIDITKLNVRPELISSLLSMCSRLIIMIMMVFLVIDKKMTIGDFIAVSLAASLAERNILSLFLQCKNLLENLRYVEEYEKMDSTTQSVEDKQVATTDFQLKQGIEVVDLTFTYPNRLVPALHNINLSIKKGEKIAIIGDNAAGKSTLIKLLLALYHAPDNTIFYDGVEQKQIDVAGLWKRCGAIFQDFMKYKISIHENICLENEKKDDQELYHLLEHLNIQDFYQLENGLSTMIGDIHEDSVDLSGGQWQRIALARLLYRNLDFIVLDEPTSALDPNSEVKVFDDILDLAKDKTLIVISHRIGIGKKVDRIYYMRQGSIIEQGSHQQLMDAKGEYFQTWERQSEWYNSELVYESRGS
- a CDS encoding alkyl hydroperoxide reductase — translated: MSKKLVRDTGLEIGTKIPQIHFTNWDSSQVELNFLPKGAALVFVSVFCSYCIDLLPHLRSISQCEDMQLYLFSDGEIEDHAEMADYFEWEFPVIQLKHKEMSEIFEITYHPFLLVTDSQGVIISKGDIYHVEDFRKIVESALLP